A stretch of the Arachis stenosperma cultivar V10309 chromosome 6, arast.V10309.gnm1.PFL2, whole genome shotgun sequence genome encodes the following:
- the LOC130936422 gene encoding glutamate receptor 2.8-like codes for MGRSCSSISLFLALKLLLLLIAWSSKRGHCLTTPRPRATNKSIGSVLDLDSLMGMQQKIAMEIAIRDFNRFSRTKLHLEVQNSRGNSAQTVVSAMDLAQKKQLLAIVGTITQSEASLATEINNATKNTPILSLSSYAPITELPSSPFPQLIQLGDDINIQMQCLAAIVGHFKWKKVTTIYEVNSRFSYDPGVLISLSNSLRHVGSEIVNQLALPSLSLQSRIENELNQLKKKSNRVFLIVHSSLELASVLCKKAKQMGLMEKGYVWIIPNEVASLLDSVNSSVISTMQGVIGFKTHFLETTKPYRKFGFRFRTRFAQEYPEEEENNTPSVFALRAYDAAIAIAKITNKSQGKFNMKEFLDENLHQSSTFTIINVIGKSYREMAVWSPTHGFSKNFVEHEKMEVNKSNGYDGVVLSNIYWPGDLHSVPRGWTNSNEEMPLKIGVPANDAFAQFVNVTYGDSKHATSITGFSINVFKAAIKNLPYHLHYDFVPFNGSYDEMVNQVNNKTLDAAVGDISILAYRYHLVEFSQPYIDSGLNMVVVEKPNKSKQTWMFMDAFTKEMWLMMAAMHVLVGFVIWLIEREENEELQGLGAMLWFLVTVIFLAHREPIRRPLARTVLAPWLFVILIVTSSFTASLTSMMTVSQLEPSVVDIQTLQKRNAPVGCDENSFIVRYLIDILKFKPENIRRINSINGYPAAFKNNEIEAAFFVAPHAKVFLAKYSCEGFVQAGSTFRLGGFGFVFQRGSSLARDISEALLSVIENGETEQLEKDMLSNSHCSLSDKKAKESSPLGYQPFLGLFCICGSIAILALLYIMLCLTLKNVENLVKYMRDALTQLWRIRRWITTHCVGIYSKVQSRSMRGVNVAIEARNSAEIVIDSEQVPRVAEVV; via the exons ATGGGAAGAAGTTGTTCTTCCATATCACTCTTCCTTGCCTTGAAgttattactactactaatagcATGGTCATCAAAAAGGGGACACTGCTTAACTACCCCACGACCAAGGGCCACTAATAAGAGCATAGGTTCAGTGCTTGATTTGGATTCACTAATGGGTATGCAGCAGAAGATAGCCATGGAAATTGCCATCAGAGACTTCAACAGATTCAGTAGAACTAAACTCCACTTGGAGGTGCAAAATTCCCGCGGGAATTCGGCTCAAACAGTTGTTAGCG CCATGGATCTTGCACAGAAGAAGCAGTTGCTAGCCATCGTAGGAACAATAACACAGAGCGAAGCATCTTTGGCAACTGAAATTAATAACGCCACAAAAAACACCCCTATATTATCTCTATCTTCGTATGCACCCATCACAGAGTTACCCTCTTCTCCATTCCCACAACTAATCCAACTCGGAGATGATATCAACATTCAGATGCAATGCCTTGCAGCCATTGTAGGACACTTCAAGTGGAAAAAGGTGACAACAATATATGAAGTTAATAGCAGGTTTTCTTATGATCCAGGGGTACTAATTTCCCTCTCCAATTCTCTTCGCCATGTTGGATCTGAGATCGTTAACCAGTTAGCATTGCCTTCCTTGTCTTTGCAATCTAGAATCGAAAATGAGCTTAACCAACTCAAGAAGAAGAGTAACAGGGTCTTCTTGATTGTGCACTCTTCTTTAGAGTTGGCTAGCGTGCTTTGCAAGAAAGCAAAACAAATGGGTTTGATGGAGAAAGGATATGTATGGATCATCCCGAACGAAGTTGCTTCCCTTCTTGATTCGGTTAACTCTTCAGTTATCTCTACCATGCAAGGTGTTATTGGATTCAAAACACATTTTTTGGAAACTACCAAACCATATAGAAAGTTCGGGTTCAGATTTCGAACAAGGTTTGCTCAAGAGTACcctgaagaagaagagaacaatACTCCAAGTGTTTTCGCACTTCGAGCTTATGATGCAGCTATTGCTATTGCTAAGATTACAAACAAGTCACAAGGAAAGTTCAACATGAAAGAATTCCTTGATGAAAATTTACATCAATCTTCAACCTTCACCATAATTAATGTGATAGGAAAAAGCTATAGAGAAATGGCAGTTTGGTCTCCAACACATGGTTTTTCCAAGAACTTTGTTGAACATGAGAAAATGGAGGTAAATAAATCTAACGGTTATGATGGAGTTGTTTTGAGTAATATTTATTGGCCTGGAGATTTACACTCAGTTCCAAGGGGATGGACCAATAGTAATGAGGAAATGCCACTTAAAATAGGAGTACCTGCAAATGATGCCTTTGCTCAGTTTGTGAATGTCACCTATGGTGACAGCAAGCATGCAACTTCCATAACTGGTTTTTCAATCAATGTCTTCAAAGCAGCTATTAAGAATCTTCCATATCACTTGCACTATGATTTTGTTCCCTTCAATGGCTCCTATGATGAAATGGTTAATCAAGTTAACAATAAG ACATTAGATGCTGCAGTTGGAGATATATCAATATTGGCATATAGATATCATTTAGTTGAGTTCTCACAACCATATATTGACTCTGGACTTAACATGGTGGTCGTTGAGAAGCcaaataaatcaaaacaaaCATGGATGTTTATGGATGCATTCACAAAAGAGATGTGGTTGATGATGGCAGCAATGCACGTTTTGGTTGGATTTGTCATTTGGTTGATTGAACgcgaagaaaatgaagaactaCAAGGGCTGGGGGCGATGCTTTGGTTTTTAGTCACTGTAATATTCCTTGCACATA GAGAACCAATAAGAAGACCATTGGCTCGAACTGTGTTGGCACCATGGTTATTTGTTATCCTAATTGTAACCAGTAGCTTCACAGCGAGTCTAACATCGATGATGACTGTATCGCAACTTGAACCTTCAGTGGTTGATATTCAGACCCTTCAGAAGAGAAATGCTCCAGTTGGTTGTGATGAGAATTCATTTATTGTGAGGTATTTGATTGACATACTAAAATTCAAACCTGAGAACATTAGaagaataaattccattaatggTTACCCTGCAGCATTTAAGAATAATGAGATTGAAGCAGCTTTCTTTGTCGCCCCTCATGCCAAAGTCTTTCTCGCAAAGTACTCATGTGAAGGCTTCGTCCAAGCAGGGAGCACCTTTAGGCTTGGTGGCTTTGGTTTT GTGTTTCAAAGGGGCTCCTCTTTGGCTAGGGATATATCCGAGGCATTGCTAAGTGTTATAGAGAATGGAGAAACAGAGCAACTTGAAAAGGATATGCTGTCCAATTCACATTGCTCTCTTTCAgataaaaaagcaaaagaaagttCACCATTAGGTTATCAGCCTTTCCTTGGCCTATTTTGCATTTGTGGCAGTATTGCTATTTTGGCACTATTGTATATCATGCTTTGTTTAACTTTAAAGAATGTTGAGAACTTGGTAAAATACATGAGAGATGCATTGACTCAGTTATGGAGAATAAGGAGATGGATAACAACACATTGTGTTGGGATCTATTCTAAAGTACAGTCAAGGAGCATGAGAGGGGTTAATGTTGCCATAGAAGCAAGAAATTCAGCGGAAATAGTCATTGATAGTGAGCAAGTCCCTCGTGTAGCTGAAGTTGTTTGA